Proteins co-encoded in one Bacillus paramycoides genomic window:
- a CDS encoding EsaB/YukD family protein, whose translation MEEIIVTYIKQSNEEIDIAIPNDVKVVRIIEAILHHEKIDEALSGIYEIRVAKDKEEWHSIRNDETLRDNDVWDGQYVMLHKKGAIIPSFEMMPAEEVYNEPVKQDMSSSEEDYVWKIIE comes from the coding sequence GTGGAAGAGATTATTGTGACATACATAAAACAGTCAAATGAAGAAATTGATATTGCAATTCCAAATGACGTAAAAGTGGTGCGAATTATTGAAGCGATTTTACATCATGAAAAAATAGATGAAGCATTAAGCGGAATCTATGAAATTAGAGTGGCAAAAGATAAAGAAGAGTGGCATTCTATTCGAAATGATGAAACGTTGCGCGATAATGATGTGTGGGATGGACAATATGTAATGCTACATAAAAAAGGAGCAATTATCCCTTCTTTTGAAATGATGCCAGCAGAAGAAGTTTATAATGAACCTGTTAAACAAGATATGTCTTCTAGTGAAGAAGATTATGTATGGAAAATCATTGAGTAA